A genomic segment from Limosilactobacillus sp. encodes:
- a CDS encoding DJ-1 family glyoxalase III encodes MAKVAVVFAPGCEEVEGLSIIDVLRRMGIDTTMVGLENLKVPGAHGIELTCDTVMDDSLLDYDVVAFPGGRGGAQKLRDNTKLADLMRERNRQGKWDAAMCAAPIALAKYGLLDGRDYTCFPGINEEVDASAKNAHFKEDITVVDEAGKVITSRGPATALAFAFQIAEVLGYDTKQIKHEMLYDYLLAQK; translated from the coding sequence ATGGCAAAAGTTGCAGTTGTATTTGCACCAGGCTGTGAGGAAGTCGAGGGCCTGTCGATCATCGACGTTCTGCGCCGGATGGGCATCGACACCACCATGGTCGGTTTGGAAAACCTGAAGGTGCCGGGCGCGCACGGGATCGAGTTGACCTGTGACACGGTGATGGACGATTCACTGCTCGACTATGATGTCGTGGCCTTTCCGGGTGGCCGTGGCGGTGCCCAAAAGCTGCGTGACAACACGAAGCTGGCCGACTTAATGCGGGAACGCAACCGGCAGGGCAAGTGGGACGCCGCCATGTGTGCGGCCCCGATCGCCCTGGCCAAGTATGGCCTGCTGGACGGCCGTGACTACACCTGCTTCCCGGGCATCAACGAGGAAGTTGACGCCAGTGCCAAGAATGCCCACTTCAAGGAGGACATCACCGTGGTCGATGAGGCGGGCAAGGTGATTACCAGCCGCGGTCCGGCCACGGCCCTGGCCTTTGCCTTCCAGATTGCCGAAGTGCTCGGCTATGACACCAAGCAGATCAAGCACGAGATGCTTTACGACTACCTGCTGGCGCAAAAGTAA
- a CDS encoding 2-hydroxyacid dehydrogenase family protein has translation MATVYLSAKLPSIATKILDQAKLDYEVFDGEGLITKDELLKHVGDCQVLITPLSTQVDRDVIDAAPQLKLIANFGAGFNNIDAKYARSKGIDVTNTPFVSSTATAEVACGLMIALMRRIVEGDHRMRTIGFDGWAPLFFLGHELAGKTLGIVGLGSIGSAVAKRMHAFNMKIIYTQRHQADPATEAACSAEYVSLDELLKRADVVTLHCPLTDETHHMIDADQLKLMKNSAVLINCARGPVISEAAVLDALNKGEIAGAALDVYEAEPEVDDAFKKLDNVILTPHIGNASVEARDAMGEIVANNAVAALQDDLVKYVVNK, from the coding sequence ATGGCAACTGTATATCTTTCTGCAAAATTACCGTCAATCGCAACCAAGATCCTCGACCAGGCCAAGCTGGACTACGAGGTTTTCGATGGTGAGGGGCTGATAACCAAGGACGAGCTGCTCAAGCACGTCGGTGACTGCCAGGTTCTGATCACGCCACTGTCCACCCAGGTCGATCGTGACGTCATCGATGCCGCCCCACAACTGAAGCTGATCGCAAACTTCGGGGCCGGCTTCAACAACATCGACGCCAAGTATGCGCGTTCTAAGGGCATCGACGTCACCAACACGCCATTCGTTTCCTCAACCGCGACGGCCGAGGTTGCCTGTGGACTAATGATCGCCCTGATGCGGCGGATCGTTGAGGGTGATCACCGGATGCGGACCATCGGCTTTGACGGCTGGGCCCCGCTCTTCTTCCTGGGGCACGAACTGGCCGGCAAGACCCTCGGGATCGTTGGCCTGGGCAGCATCGGGAGCGCCGTTGCCAAGCGGATGCACGCCTTTAACATGAAGATCATCTACACGCAGCGTCACCAGGCCGATCCGGCGACCGAGGCTGCCTGTTCCGCCGAATACGTCAGCCTGGACGAGCTGCTCAAGCGCGCTGACGTCGTGACCCTCCACTGCCCACTGACCGACGAGACCCACCACATGATCGACGCCGACCAGCTGAAGCTGATGAAGAACAGCGCCGTTCTGATCAACTGTGCCCGGGGACCGGTCATCAGTGAAGCCGCCGTCCTCGATGCCCTGAACAAGGGTGAAATCGCCGGGGCCGCCCTCGACGTTTACGAGGCCGAACCAGAGGTGGACGACGCCTTCAAGAAGCTCGACAATGTCATCCTGACGCCACACATCGGGAACGCCTCTGTGGAAGCCCGGGACGCCATGGGCGAGATCGTTGCCAACAACGCCGTGGCCGCACTGCAGGATGACCTGGTTAAGTACGTTGTCAACAAGTAA
- the mprF gene encoding bifunctional lysylphosphatidylglycerol flippase/synthetase MprF, with translation MKSFGMRLATWWEKYSRIIKLLFVTSVLVFVIHALGAFFRTVNWHQVGLGLTSLSVGKIILLLVAGCIAVIPMLGYDFAITQLLPGKFSRSYIVRCGWITNTLTNIAGFGGLLGSTLRAYFYRQNATKKQILLAISKIAIFLLSGLSVLCWLALIVMFGFHDGGHFRQYAIWLVGGGLYFPLVFYFTIVHNSKLFADITPKLEGFIVTSSTFEWLLVALFFLLVGWCLGVRGNLLSVLPLYVVAQVLGILSMLPGALGSFDLMMMMELAMLGVPRATIVIWLLLFRLFYYIVPLIVAAGMFIHNLAHQMNEFFDGLPLMMSRKAAHFLITAFMYISGILMLLTASVPDLTAQNKLIQRLYPYTFFFLHQMTTILFAVAMLACARGLQAKVKKAYWPTLILLLIGIGNTIWNLGTWSLTIYLSIVLLFVLMSRHVLYREKLQYSVGKFIVDGVSFAGSFVLYILVGVINDPHYTAKHHVPDFLFFPGEKIWLSGMIGLLLGLALMFIILKYFTTGWDPFYSVHSFAADRVRQVIDKYGGSTTSHLAFLRDKSIYFYQVDGEDQLFFMYRRKYDRLVIMGDPVGNPAVWRPAIRQFIREADRYGYQLVFYEVSDTATLLLHEFGFDFIKTGESGMVTLADFTLAGKKQRSQRALMHKFDREGYTFNVIQPPFNDEQLAELKAVSDSWLGEEVEKGFSLGFFDPYYINQAPVGTVRDKDGKLVAFATFMPTGGKKILTIDLMRHSKDAPSGIMDKIFISMYQYGQENGYTYFDLGMAPLSNVGEYQFSFIEEKIAHFIYEYGYHLYGFQGLRHYKDKYASFWESRYIAYRKKNSLVGNMLILVSVVNQRIDQQNRHLFFFWLNHN, from the coding sequence ATGAAATCATTCGGGATGCGCCTGGCGACCTGGTGGGAGAAATACTCCCGGATCATCAAGCTGCTCTTTGTCACGTCGGTGCTGGTCTTCGTCATCCACGCCCTCGGTGCCTTTTTTCGGACCGTCAATTGGCACCAGGTCGGTCTGGGCCTCACCAGCCTTTCTGTCGGCAAGATCATTCTCCTGCTGGTGGCCGGCTGCATTGCCGTCATTCCAATGCTGGGCTATGACTTTGCCATCACCCAATTATTACCCGGGAAATTTTCCCGCTCCTACATCGTTCGCTGTGGCTGGATCACCAACACTCTGACCAATATCGCCGGTTTCGGCGGCCTGCTCGGCTCCACGCTGCGGGCCTACTTCTACCGCCAAAACGCCACCAAGAAGCAAATTCTTTTGGCGATTTCCAAGATTGCTATCTTCCTGCTCTCCGGCCTGTCCGTCCTCTGCTGGCTGGCCCTGATCGTAATGTTTGGCTTCCACGACGGCGGCCACTTCCGTCAGTATGCCATCTGGCTGGTCGGCGGCGGGCTCTACTTTCCGCTGGTCTTCTACTTCACCATTGTCCACAACAGTAAGCTGTTCGCCGATATCACCCCCAAACTTGAGGGCTTCATCGTCACTAGTTCGACCTTTGAGTGGTTGCTGGTCGCCCTTTTCTTCCTCCTGGTCGGCTGGTGTTTGGGCGTTCGGGGCAACCTGCTCAGCGTCCTGCCGCTCTACGTGGTTGCCCAGGTGCTGGGGATTCTCTCCATGCTCCCCGGGGCCCTGGGTTCCTTTGACCTGATGATGATGATGGAGCTGGCAATGCTGGGCGTTCCGCGGGCCACGATTGTGATCTGGCTGCTATTGTTCCGGCTTTTCTACTACATCGTTCCCCTGATCGTCGCGGCCGGCATGTTTATCCACAACCTGGCCCACCAGATGAACGAATTCTTCGACGGCCTGCCACTGATGATGTCCCGCAAGGCCGCCCACTTCCTGATCACCGCCTTCATGTACATCTCCGGGATCCTGATGCTTTTAACCGCCTCCGTTCCCGACCTGACGGCACAGAACAAACTGATCCAGCGCCTCTATCCCTACACTTTCTTCTTCCTCCACCAGATGACGACGATCCTCTTCGCCGTCGCCATGCTGGCCTGTGCACGGGGGCTTCAGGCCAAGGTGAAAAAAGCCTATTGGCCGACCCTAATCCTTTTGCTGATCGGAATTGGCAACACGATCTGGAACCTGGGGACCTGGAGTTTGACGATCTACCTGAGCATCGTCTTGCTCTTCGTCTTGATGTCGCGCCACGTTCTCTACCGGGAAAAGCTCCAGTACTCGGTCGGCAAGTTCATCGTCGACGGGGTAAGCTTCGCCGGCAGCTTCGTCCTCTACATCCTCGTCGGCGTGATCAACGACCCCCACTACACCGCTAAGCACCACGTCCCGGACTTTCTCTTCTTCCCCGGTGAAAAAATCTGGCTGTCCGGGATGATCGGCCTCCTGCTCGGCCTGGCCCTGATGTTTATCATTTTGAAATATTTCACCACCGGTTGGGACCCCTTCTATTCCGTCCACAGCTTTGCAGCCGACCGGGTCCGCCAGGTGATTGACAAATACGGCGGCTCCACCACCAGCCACCTGGCCTTCCTACGCGACAAGTCAATCTACTTTTACCAGGTCGATGGCGAGGACCAGCTCTTCTTCATGTACCGGCGCAAGTACGATCGGCTCGTCATCATGGGCGATCCAGTCGGCAATCCCGCGGTCTGGCGGCCAGCTATCCGCCAGTTTATCCGCGAGGCCGACCGCTACGGCTACCAGCTGGTCTTCTACGAGGTTTCCGATACCGCCACCCTCCTGCTCCACGAGTTCGGCTTTGACTTCATCAAGACCGGGGAGAGTGGCATGGTCACCCTAGCCGACTTCACCCTGGCCGGGAAAAAGCAGCGGTCGCAGCGGGCCCTGATGCACAAGTTCGACCGGGAAGGCTACACCTTCAACGTCATCCAACCGCCCTTTAACGACGAGCAACTGGCCGAGTTGAAGGCGGTCTCCGACAGTTGGCTGGGTGAGGAGGTCGAAAAGGGCTTTTCACTGGGCTTCTTTGATCCCTACTACATTAACCAGGCGCCGGTGGGCACCGTTCGAGACAAAGACGGCAAGCTAGTTGCCTTTGCCACCTTCATGCCAACCGGGGGCAAGAAGATCCTGACCATCGATCTGATGCGCCACAGCAAGGACGCCCCGTCCGGCATCATGGACAAGATCTTCATCAGTATGTACCAGTACGGCCAGGAAAATGGCTATACCTACTTCGACCTCGGGATGGCCCCGCTCTCCAACGTCGGTGAGTACCAGTTCAGCTTCATCGAGGAAAAGATCGCCCACTTCATCTACGAGTACGGTTACCACCTCTACGGCTTCCAGGGCTTGCGTCATTACAAGGACAAGTACGCCTCCTTCTGGGAATCGCGCTACATCGCCTATCGCAAGAAGAATTCCCTGGTCGGCAACATGTTGATCCTGGTCAGCGTCGTCAACCAGCGGATCGATCAACAAAACCGCCACCTCTTCTTCTTTTGGCTGAATCATAACTAG
- a CDS encoding RluA family pseudouridine synthase — MENTWIYRGSEPIKIKKYLQELGMGHRLFNEIKKGQGTFLVDHRPVRPTTKVLPNQPLTIQVQPEPADPTVAISDQPLKVVYEDDNWLVVDKPVGVSSIPGPSTPNDTILNRVKGYLTAQGAEDLQPHLITRLDRDTSGLLLVAKHHVASSMISQQVQQHRMLKEYTALIAGRLADDHGLIDQPIARRPDQAQRVIAEDGQRALTEYWAEKRGTDWTLVRIQLHTGRTHQIRVHFAYLGHPLIGDALYGGPATAAGHQLLHAAKLSFKDPFTLRQLTFTSPLPAAFEELMEKVSGK, encoded by the coding sequence ATGGAAAATACGTGGATTTATCGGGGAAGCGAACCGATTAAGATTAAGAAGTACCTGCAGGAGCTGGGGATGGGCCACCGCCTCTTCAATGAGATCAAGAAGGGGCAGGGGACCTTCCTGGTGGATCACCGTCCGGTGCGGCCGACGACCAAGGTGCTGCCCAACCAGCCGTTAACGATTCAGGTCCAGCCGGAACCGGCCGACCCGACCGTCGCCATCAGTGACCAGCCCTTAAAGGTAGTCTATGAAGATGACAACTGGCTGGTGGTCGACAAGCCGGTCGGGGTCAGCTCCATCCCGGGGCCCAGTACGCCCAACGACACCATCCTGAACCGGGTCAAGGGCTACCTAACGGCCCAGGGCGCAGAAGACCTGCAGCCCCACCTGATCACCCGGCTGGACCGCGACACCAGCGGCCTGCTCCTGGTGGCCAAGCACCACGTTGCCTCCAGCATGATTAGCCAGCAGGTCCAGCAGCACCGGATGCTCAAGGAGTACACGGCACTGATTGCGGGCCGCTTGGCCGACGACCACGGTTTGATTGACCAGCCAATTGCTCGCCGCCCCGACCAGGCCCAGCGGGTAATCGCCGAAGACGGGCAGCGGGCCCTGACTGAGTACTGGGCTGAGAAACGGGGGACCGACTGGACGCTGGTTCGGATCCAGCTGCACACCGGCCGGACCCACCAGATTCGGGTTCACTTCGCCTACTTGGGCCATCCCTTGATCGGGGATGCCCTTTACGGCGGTCCGGCGACGGCGGCAGGTCACCAGCTGCTCCACGCGGCCAAACTGTCCTTCAAGGATCCGTTCACGCTGCGACAACTGACCTTCACGTCCCCGCTCCCGGCGGCATTTGAGGAATTGATGGAAAAAGTGAGTGGAAAATAA
- a CDS encoding alpha/beta hydrolase fold domain-containing protein: protein MEKLIRRHGNGLVAKLMNNLGGSLRDLRRCGDHRSNKATFIEMGIQLSGFKHALSDSAAFDQLLQTAREANAASYVLPQVAFNVKVRQLKHYQIPVYALNERGQEQPVIVYLTGGAYIQAPDKTHWQYLNALAQQTGARVYVPIYSLAPQNNFRAAYQEIAQLYGNLYQRVPASDITLMGDSAGAGLALGFSEYLGQRGLPQPGHLILISPWLDLDLQNPVIDRYEKDDVTLSRMGLRRIADIWAGDVDHRDYRLSPLFGDVDQLRDVYVFAGTKEIMYPDAARLVEKLKTAGIPVHFTIGRGMFHIYPLYPVPEAEKAMQQVKKVVNS from the coding sequence ATGGAGAAGTTAATAAGACGACATGGCAACGGGCTCGTTGCAAAATTAATGAACAACCTGGGGGGCAGTCTGCGTGACCTGCGCCGCTGTGGGGACCACCGTTCCAATAAGGCGACCTTTATCGAGATGGGGATCCAGCTCAGCGGGTTTAAGCACGCCCTGTCGGATTCGGCGGCGTTCGACCAGCTCCTCCAAACGGCGCGGGAGGCCAATGCGGCTTCCTATGTCCTGCCCCAGGTCGCTTTCAACGTGAAGGTCCGCCAGCTGAAGCACTACCAGATCCCCGTTTACGCGCTCAACGAACGGGGACAAGAGCAGCCGGTGATCGTTTACCTGACGGGCGGGGCCTACATCCAGGCGCCCGATAAGACCCACTGGCAGTACCTGAACGCCCTGGCCCAACAGACCGGCGCCCGGGTCTACGTGCCAATTTACTCCCTGGCTCCGCAGAACAATTTCCGCGCCGCCTACCAGGAGATTGCTCAGCTGTACGGCAACCTCTACCAGCGGGTTCCGGCCAGCGACATCACTCTGATGGGCGATTCGGCCGGGGCGGGACTAGCGCTGGGCTTTAGCGAATACCTCGGCCAGCGCGGCCTGCCGCAGCCGGGTCATTTGATTTTGATTTCGCCCTGGCTCGACCTGGACCTGCAGAATCCGGTAATTGATCGCTACGAAAAAGACGACGTGACCCTTAGTCGGATGGGCTTGCGGCGGATCGCGGATATCTGGGCGGGCGACGTTGACCACCGGGACTACCGGCTCAGCCCGCTCTTTGGCGACGTTGACCAGCTGCGCGACGTCTACGTCTTTGCGGGGACCAAGGAAATCATGTATCCCGATGCCGCCCGGCTGGTGGAAAAGCTCAAGACGGCGGGAATTCCGGTCCACTTCACGATCGGTCGGGGGATGTTCCACATCTACCCGCTCTATCCGGTTCCCGAGGCCGAAAAGGCGATGCAGCAGGTTAAAAAAGTTGTTAATTCTTAA
- a CDS encoding DUF4811 domain-containing protein: MVIIIMFAAAIAFFLSVMLVKNKGLSAVLALIFGILFVGSTALMTLNYSHHFGMHQVTTTTTKRIYPVSSTMPLALYQPVGTSGEDNVYIYKTSAQQKKPVHTQANEYTHSKIKWTNRSTPRLVTKETRWRYKNNFYRVLYGGAGMDKTLVKRINTLEYPRTYVKLTVKQAAKLQAVAKSPQVAQMQASAQQTGKAYVSAKVQQAMAKNPHMSAKQIQQTAQTAQQEFQAKMVRQMLKQLN; the protein is encoded by the coding sequence ATGGTTATTATCATCATGTTTGCTGCCGCCATTGCCTTCTTCCTCAGCGTCATGCTGGTTAAGAACAAGGGATTAAGCGCCGTCTTAGCCCTCATCTTCGGGATCCTCTTCGTCGGTTCCACGGCCCTGATGACCCTCAACTACAGCCACCACTTTGGTATGCACCAGGTCACCACGACCACGACTAAACGAATTTACCCGGTAAGCTCAACCATGCCGCTGGCTCTCTACCAGCCGGTGGGCACGAGTGGTGAGGACAACGTCTACATCTATAAGACGTCGGCTCAGCAGAAGAAGCCGGTCCACACCCAGGCCAACGAATACACCCACAGCAAGATCAAGTGGACGAATCGGTCGACGCCACGCCTAGTCACCAAGGAGACGCGCTGGCGCTACAAGAATAACTTCTACCGGGTGCTTTACGGCGGCGCGGGGATGGACAAGACCCTGGTCAAGCGAATCAACACGCTGGAGTACCCCCGGACCTACGTCAAGCTGACCGTCAAGCAGGCGGCAAAGCTTCAGGCCGTGGCCAAATCACCACAGGTTGCGCAAATGCAGGCTAGTGCCCAACAAACGGGCAAGGCCTACGTCAGCGCCAAGGTTCAACAGGCGATGGCCAAGAACCCACACATGAGCGCTAAGCAGATTCAGCAGACTGCCCAAACGGCTCAGCAGGAGTTCCAGGCCAAAATGGTTCGCCAAATGCTAAAACAATTAAACTAA